The Canis lupus baileyi chromosome 11, mCanLup2.hap1, whole genome shotgun sequence genome includes a window with the following:
- the MCFD2 gene encoding multiple coagulation factor deficiency protein 2, which yields MRSLWLLRTPFLCGLLWAFRAPGAGAEEPGASFSHPGSVGLDKNTVHDQEHIMEHLEGVINKPEAEMSPQELQLHYFKMHDYDGNNLLDGLELSTAITHVHKEEGKQAPPVSEAELINLIDGVLRDDDKNNDGYIDYAEFAKSLQ from the exons ATGAGATCCCTGTGGCTGCTCAGAACCCCCTTCCTGTGTGGCCTGCTCTGGGCCTTCCGTGCTCCAGGGGCTGGGGCCGAGGAACCTGGGGCCAGCTTCTCCCATCCCGGCAGCGTGGGCCTGGATAAGAATACAGTGCACGACCAAGA GCATATCATGGAGCATCTAGAAGGTGTCATCAACAAACCAGAAGCAGAGATGTCCCCACAAGAACTGCAGCTCCATTATTTCAAAATGCATGATTATGATGGCAATAATTTGCTTGACGGCCTAGAACTCTCCACAGCCATCACTCATGTCCATAAGGAG gaagggaaacaggccCCACCAGTGAGTGAAGCTGAACTGATTAACTTAATAGATGGTGTTCTGAGAGACGATGACAAGAACAATGATGGATACATTGACTATGCTGAATTTGCAAAATCACTGCAGTAG